In the genome of Caenorhabditis elegans chromosome IV, the window ATGATTTTTTACTTGGTGCTTCTCGTTTTGGGAGCCATTGCCTTTTACGTTCACTTCAGCAATAATCGAAAAAAGGTACTTGAATTTATACATTTAGcagaaaaattgcagttttcaagcatttcaatttcaatttcaaaaatctaataaagTTTAATAGAGTTTTCTGATGttacttttttaattgtttcacaaaaatgtaaattttaatgCAAAGTCTTCTAAAGTATCACAACTCACAAAAGTTATTTACTTTTAATGTTTATAAACTTCAGCTCATTGAACGACTTGAAATAGTTGCTCAAAGACGACGTGACGatctttccaaaaatgtagAGCAAGCTCGGAAAGCTGCAGATAAATTGGATACTCAGAGAAGAGATTGGATTGGATCACTTGATTTTGAGCAGCTGAGAGATGAACTTCAAAGAGGGCATGTTACTTGTGTTGAAGCTATTCGGGCATACTTCCACAAAGCAATTCTAGCACATGAAAAGACAAATGCAGTCACATGTTTTATATTGGATGCTGAACGTCAAGCTGAAGAACTAGATGAACAGGCAAAGTTACCGTATTATGTGAAGCCGCCACTTTTTGGAGTTCCATTATCTCTGAAAGAATGCTTGAAAGTGAAAGGTTACGATACGACAAGAGGTTTTGTACAAGATGCCTATCACCCTGCGACAGAAGATTCCATTCAAGTCGAGCactataaaaaattaggtcagtttttttctgataaaagaaaattaagGAAGTTGTAGATTATTTCagtaattatatttttataggtCCAGGTTCAGAAATTGAGTTTGTAATTGATAAAACTATCACGTGATGTCTTAGACGTAGACAATCTACGACGGAACAGGAAAAAGACTATGAGAGAGAGCACGCACGATTAGATATTtagttcacaattttttttaaatttttgaatacagatatgttcattattttttgttatgaaatttggacgttataatttcaaagttgATACGGATAAAACcaatgatttgaaaatgtaaactCGCAAATAGCTATTTCAGGACTAATTCCATTTTGTCAAACAAATGTTCCACAATCACTTCTCAGTTACAACTGTTCAAATCCTTTATTCGGAACAACTACAAATCCATATGATTCAACACGTACTTGTGGTGGATCATCGGGTGGAGAAGGTGCTCTTATTGGAGCCGGAGGTTCATTGATTGGAATCGGAACTGATGTTGGTGGATCTGTAAGAATTCCGTGTCATTTTACTGGaactgccggaattaaacCATCGAAAATGAGATTTGCTCATCGTGGTGGTGGTGCATCGGTTCCTGGAAAACCGTTAATAGATGCTAATGATGGACCAATGGCAAAGGATGTGAAGACTAACGtcgagtttttgagaaatgtaaGTGCCTCTTTATGAttgttatgaatttttctaaaatattttttttaggtttgGGGAGACATTGATTTCCAATCGGATCGTGATCCATATTGTCCACCAGTTCATTGGAATGAATCTGTTTATTCAAGTGAAAAGAAACTTCGAGTTGGATATTACATTGATGATGGATGGTTCACACCAACACCTGCACTACAGAGAGCTGTTcttgaatcaaaaaaacatttggaagcCGCCGGACATACAGTCATTCCATTCTATCCACCAAGACTTCCAAGTGTTATGCAGTTGTACTTCAGAGCTGTATGTCTAGATGGAGGGCAATATGTATTGAATAAATTGTTGAAAGATATCATTGAGCCAACAATTAGATTCCAAGTTACTCTTTGGATGGTTCCAGTATGGATTCAACGTATTCTTAGCTATCCAGTTTCGTTGGTATTCCCGAGAATGGGAATGTTGATGCAATCATTGACAAGAGACACATTTGGTCAGTTTATCTTTTAGAATATTATTTCAATCAGTTCAACTAGTGAAGTAGTATTTTGAAGACTTCAAAGAGACATTTTATATCTAGTTTTGATTATTAATTTGTTCAGTTACAACACACATAtattcccaattttccaaaataattccCAATTTCAGAACTCCGTGAAGCATATGCTGATATTGAAGCCTATCGAGAGGAATTTGTTGGTCTTATGATGAAAGATAATTTGGATGTAATCTTATGTCCAGCTTCCATAATGCCAGCTCCACAACACGATATTCCATCAAAGGTTGTTTCTGGTGTCAGTTACACTTGTCTCTACAACTTGTTAGATTTTGGAGCAGGTGGGTGAatactttcagaaaacaatattttacttcagttttcgatttccaattcaacaatttcaggTGTTGTTCCAGTCACTGCTGTATCTAAATCTGACGAGGAGAAGTTGATCAACGAATATCCAGAAACTGATAAATGGTATCAAATCACTAAAAAAGCAACACTTGGAGCCGTCGGAATGCCAATTGGAGTTCAAGTTGCTGCACCACCATACCGAGAGGAAGCAGTACTTCGAACTATGCGGGAGATTGAAATCGCAGTCACTGGGAAATAATTTCCATGTTCTTATCAGCATTGattgtaaaacattttattactGGAAATGAAACTCAGAACCCTGGTgataaaaacaatattaatGGAGCGGTGCCTTTTTACAGATAAATGCTCTCATGTCAATTTGTGCAACATTATTCCATCGAGTATTTTCAGTGTTCTTATCCTCGTGTGGATCAGCAACCAActgaaaatgtattgtttTTTGGAAGCATAGGTATCTGGGTAGCTCAATCaggatttattttgaatttaaaattgaaagaaatttcaaagaaattaatGCTAAACCACATCACCTCGGCCGCCCACTCTTTGATCAAAGTTCCGCTTTTTTTAGTCATACCTTTGTCCGACTCTGTGCAGAAATTGGATCGGGCTTTGATCATGCCATCGGATAAGTGTCGCGCGgttgaaacataaaaaacgATCTAGAATCCCTTGTTCTTGACAAAGGGTTAGCTGACTTTGCCCGATGCACCTTCCCGAAGACATAATTCGAGCCCAATCCAAGATCGCCCTTTTGGCTAAAGCGTGGCCACTCTTTGCAAATGTTTTATATTGTTAGACAAAAATCGGCCACTGCCTAAAAGCAAAACtgaactgtgaaaaaaaaaacaaattgaaactcACCGAAGTCCACCATTCCTTGTCCATATTATTTGGCTCTCCATCTCCCCAGTTGAGGAAATTGACTGCAGATCCATCAGTCCATtgccattttgaattttgatagaCTAATCCAATGAAAACCTAaagttaaatttaataaaaaactatgaGATCATGTTTAGCAAAACATACGTCATCGCTATGACTTTTGTCTTTATTTGTGATACCGGCTTTTGAAAGATCTGAAATAGATGTTTCCGTTAGGATTTTGAACAGTAAAAACTTACCAACGAGGAACTGATTTTCATTTGCAGAATGGATCGAAGCAAGATCTCCACCGTCGGCTTGACAAGAACTGCGAGCATCGTTGAAACTAGTGAAACGAACAGTATTCTGCAAAGTTTACTTCTTGTTCCTTCTGAAtgtaaatgaataaaaaatacctTGTAACAGAAATCAGTCTCATCATACCAAGTGTATCCAGATGGACAATGGCTTGGAACTGAAATATGTATCCTGtttgatttggaaaatgattGAGAAAAAGCTTACTTGTTACAGATGGACAAGTTGGGGTTACACTCGACGAATAAGAGCAGATGAATGGTAATTGTGCAGTACAGTTTGTAGTTTGCCATTTGGCAGTTCCTGTTTGAAGTTGCATACAGGCAGTGTCTCCTTGTGGAGATGGTTGACCAACTTTATAGTTCTGATAGTCAAAGTTGGATCCATCAGTCCAATACCAATTCAATGGATTTGTAACATCTGGAGCAGTTGTCTTTGCTCCGAGCCATACACCTCCATCAAAATACTTTTGAGCTTGACTTGAAATAAATGTATTGTCAATGGTATTATGAATAGATACCAAATGTCCACTCAATGTAGCACAAATTTCTTCAGCAGACTGGAAACTTGATGCAGTGCGGAAAACATTGAGACATCTGAAACGAGAACATGCTGTGTTAGCTACAActtgctccaaattttctgtggcaaaagaaacaaaaaatcatttcatgataagaatttttaattttaaatcaaactCTTCTACGCCAGTCtgaagttttggaacattttgaaaactttctgtGCATAACTAGAAGTTTCAAATAAGGGAGCCTACCTAGATCCAGATGCTTGATATATAGCTCCGGGTCCACATTGTGCAGAAACTAAGGGTATCAAAAACGAGAAAACAAATATCGTTggttgaaacattttgtttcaaatgaaatgAACTGACTGCCACTGATAATAACTGATAATGAGAGCATGATTTTATACGAACAACTGAGTGTAgtctatttcttttttgatcGGCTTCTTTTTGCTCACGGATGTTTGTTGATAGTGGTTTActtttatcaagttttcattGTGATAATTACGTTTTACATATTTAAATACAATTCTTCGGAAAAGGACAACTTCTATCACTTTGATTCAGTGCTctgattaaattttcaggcaaccGCTGACAAATTCTTATCTTGTAACTAATTGTAAGTATAAAACTACATGATCGTTGATACTGACAAGAtggaagaaaatttcagaatatacgttttctactgaaaatggATAAGATTACTGAAAAACATTGACTTAGGTAGATAAAAATAGAGCATTCGATGAagtgtttttttgcaaatgatAGCTCTTTCAATCTCAATCTGTGGAATGCTGTTCTATTGTTTATTATATTCCAATTTGCTTCTTTCGAGTAGATCACAAAACAAATGAATAAGATCAATTGcaagaatttcgaaaataaaaaggaaaatataaatggattttttcaatggaTGGAACCAAGTGACCATTAATTTATTTGCAGACGTCCGACGAAAACGATTGgagtttggaaaaaactagATATCTGAAAGTATGTTTCAATAGTAAATGTCTTCattgagtattttttttaattcggtAGCGGAGTCTAGAGACCATGTTTCAATAGTATGAAAAGAAACATAATACAGCCATCTTGATCAAAGACTGTGCGCGCATCAAATATTGTATTAAAACCAcacacaaaatttttattgaacagTTGAAAGAGGCCTATATCTGTTTGTCCATTTGCTTTCAATCTCTCGGCTAAATCCCTCCGTACGCAACATTTTCAGTCCATTCAAATTGTTGACGCTCGTACGGTGACGGGGAAATTCCGATTCCAGTGGCCACATCTTTCGAGGATCCCGAGTTGAAATCAGTGTATTGAGACAAGTTGCGCATGTTGCGAAGTTCTGCGAGAGATTCGGGCGAGTAGTCACGGAGGACAAGTGAGTTTGTAAGCATCTCCTTGAGCTCGAATTCTCCATCAGTCTGCTCCAACTCGTACATTGATTCGGGGCTCAACATTTTCTTATTAAGTGTTCCGTCAGGAGACGTGGATGGGATAGCTGGAGCAGTGAAAGCTTTGATCGGAAATGAGATGTTCATGTTCTGAATATCAGCAATTGAGTCAGAAGAGAAGGCGTTCTTGTTaacagtctgaaaaattgagtattgAATTGAACAAAATCGGGTGTAATTTGCACACCGCAACTCGAAAACAGTCGCAGTGGTGCCACTCGCAAAATCTACTTACCACATCATTTGGTGGATTGATGCTAACCATTGGTGCCTGTTCTCCATCCATATCATAATTTCCAAATGGATCCTTCAAGTTCTTGATATCCATAATAGTCAGcaaattttcttcgtttttattCTCCATCTTGTGTTGTTCTCCTTCAGAATCCATAATATGTTCAAAGTATTGAGATGGAGTGGTGAAGTTTGGATGATGGGAATATGGATTTCCAGCCGAACGAGTGTCAACTTCAGATGAGCTTTTGAATGGAATTACTTCCGGGACTACATAACGACTTTGAAGACTTTCCGCAGAgtcctgaaattaaattgtgaattaataaatgaagaaaatatgATATCAAGACCGTTGGTGGAATACTAGCCAAATTGACAGCATCATGGGACAATGTAATGATTGtagtattctgaaaaaaaaatcgaaaatttgatggGAAAGCTGATGAAAGAGTTagtttttcacttgaaaaaaagtttatgtaaACCtcgcctacatgcctacctgcGATCATGAATCATGCCTATCTGCCAACATACCAGCATGAAAGTGTACACAGACATATCTCAGTCATGACTGCGTACTCACGTATATGCCGGCGCCTGCGCCATGCCTAGTTGTTGATTAATAACCTCCTTCATAACTTACATCCAATGGTGCAGAAGATGGCACAAAGATGAACCATTGTGATGGGCTTCGCTGAACAGCAGTGTACGGATTGTACGTGTCGTGAATCatgacgaaaaatcgattttgattttcaagtattaattgatttttgatttgaagttgacgagaattttttaatgagaaatcGGATGTCAcgttttcaaaagatttaaCGATAATAGATAagagattttccaattttagccTCTTATTCGTGACCCAGCGGTCGAAAATTGGCTTTTTCATAATCATTATCTTTCATAGAATATTTTAGTCACCTATCTCAAATTCTCTAGTTCATTGAGGCACATTTAAAGCCAAAAATCATCATGTTaacgtgtcgagaccgggtaccgtatttttagcgcaaaaatcgcaaacTTTCGCGCCtggataatatttttttgaaaatcatttatgaaaaaataaagcttcacaattttttagcgaatagtttttcatctaaaaataatttttttgctagtttttgtttaaaaaaaacgaaaaatgctcaaaaacggGTGAATTCGGCATAACTGGAAAAGGATTTCGTTTCACGTTTGAGCACTTTCAATCCgaagaatgtttttttgctttagttatgatgtgagtttttgagcACATTTGGGTGTCTCAAAAGATCGAGACTGTTGTTTTCTCTTCACAAacattttaatagaaatttcaaaccaatgacatgcaaattttcagcgtaattttcagcgaattttcaGCGCATCCAATCGCATCAATCAGGAAATTCCGCAAGAGAATGGAAAACTCGActgaaaaaactacaaactcgAAAGATTACTGATTTTTATTCGTCTCGATTTTACACAATGAATCCGTCTTACATTGAAAGTTagcgtttttttgaaagaaacatAAACAAaggaagtgaaaaataaaaccggaaattgccgatttgccggatttgccggaaaaacggtgATTCCCGAAAAGTTTCGGCAAACTGTGattctgcacatttttttggaaattttagaatttcaattttaatcggcaaaattgtacgcatcctatgaatgttcctacgtctattttgaaaagtaacgaaattctatgaaaatatctataGTAGAAAACgggaacaaattttcaaaaaggcacagttttaagcgtttctgtcttataaaaaatcatctaaaaacatccggcaaattgagcaaattaccggaaatgaaaaattcctgcaaatcggcgaaccggcaatttgccgattttgccaaatttgacggcaaaaaaactttgaactaGAATACTTCTGTTTTTGATCTGTCTCTTTGTAAAGACCAACATCAGAATTTCTTTCTAGGCAATTCAAATGAttcattaataaaaacattgatgTATTTAATGAAGTGGTGCAATTTTACAGAGGAATGCTCTCTGGTCGTCTTGTGGTACGTTGTTCCATCTGCTTGCTTCACTGTATTTGCCTTGATGTGGATCAGCAACTAACTGGAAATTAAAGAATTGAATtagttttctttgaaatttgtaaatttatataattttgatAGTATCGCTAGAAACTGGTTCACAGTGTCTCAATATATCATTTCtgaatttataataaaaactCACAGAAGTCCACCATTCCTTATTCATGTTGTTTGGTTCTCCATCTCCCCAGTTAACATAGTCTACTACAGATCCATCAGTCCATtgccattttgaattttggaagacAAGACCAATGAAGACCTGAAgataaatttaattcaaatttataatttaattattcCATACATCACCTGTCCAATCCTTGTCCTTGTTAGTACAGCCAGCCTTTGAAAAACCTGGAAATATCGACTTTAAATTATTTACAAAAGGAAACAGGGAATACTACATTTTGTCATTGTGAATAAAGGTTATTGAATCTTCTACAAGGTAAAagattcaatcaaaaatattgacaaaattttcagaaaaattcattgataTCTTacgcaaaaatatcaaataaaatcaaaagtgagtatcgtatttttcaatattttatatttttatataactttctaaactcaaattttatattcaaaaattttaaatctcacTAACCAACAAGGAATGTGTTCTCTGCAAGTGAGTGAATTGAAGCCAAATCTCCTCCATCAGCTTGGCAAGCGCTGCGAGCATCATTGAAATTGGTGTATTGAACagtgttctgaaatttaaaaatgtagttgaaatctaaaatataacttttacTTTATAGCAAAAATCGGTGAGCTCAAACCAAGTGTAACCAGATGGACAATGACTTggaactgaaaaatggaatcaaAACTgcattttagaatttaaaatgtaCTTGTAACAGCTGGGAAAGTTGGCATTGCACTGGCAGAAGCAGAGCAGATGAATGGAAGTTTAGTTGTGCAGTTTGCAGTTTGCCATTTAGATGTACCAGTCTCAAGTTGCATACAGGCGGTTGATCCGGTTTGAGTTGGTTGTCCAACTTTGTAGTTCTGATAGTTAAAATCAGTACCATCAGTCCAATACCAATT includes:
- the clec-51 gene encoding C-type lectin domain-containing protein (Confirmed by transcript evidence); amino-acid sequence: MFQPTIFVFSFLIPLVSAQCGPGAIYQASGSRCLNVFRTASSFQSAEEICATLSGHLVSIHNTIDNTFISSQAQKYFDGGVWLGAKTTAPDVTNPLNWYWTDGSNFDYQNYKVGQPSPQGDTACMQLQTGTAKWQTTNCTAQLPFICSYSSSVTPTCPSVTIPSHCPSGYTWYDETDFCYKNTVRFTSFNDARSSCQADGGDLASIHSANENQFLVDLSKAGITNKDKSHSDDVFIGLVYQNSKWQWTDGSAVNFLNWGDGEPNNMDKEWWTSLVADPHEDKNTENTRWNNVAQIDMRAFICKKAPLH
- the clec-52 gene encoding C-type lectin domain-containing protein (Confirmed by transcript evidence) codes for the protein MFRSLLLVFCFSAPLISAQCGPGALYQQSSSRCLTLFRAAVDFQTAESICATLNGHLVSVHNAIDNTFVSGQAQKFIDGGAWLGAQASAPDVTNPLNWYWTDGTDFNYQNYKVGQPTQTGSTACMQLETGTSKWQTANCTTKLPFICSASASAMPTFPAVTIPSHCPSGYTWFELTDFCYKNTVQYTNFNDARSACQADGGDLASIHSLAENTFLVGFSKAGCTNKDKDWTGDVFIGLVFQNSKWQWTDGSVVDYVNWGDGEPNNMNKEWWTSLVADPHQGKYSEASRWNNVPQDDQRAFLCKIAPLH
- the B0218.7 gene encoding Ovule protein (Confirmed by transcript evidence) is translated as MIHDTYNPYTAVQRSPSQWFIFVPSSAPLDNTTIITLSHDAVNLASIPPTDSAESLQSRYVVPEVIPFKSSSEVDTRSAGNPYSHHPNFTTPSQYFEHIMDSEGEQHKMENKNEENLLTIMDIKNLKDPFGNYDMDGEQAPMVSINPPNDVTVNKNAFSSDSIADIQNMNISFPIKAFTAPAIPSTSPDGTLNKKMLSPESMYELEQTDGEFELKEMLTNSLVLRDYSPESLAELRNMRNLSQYTDFNSGSSKDVATGIGISPSPYERQQFEWTENVAYGGI
- the clec-51 gene encoding C-type lectin domain-containing protein (Confirmed by transcript evidence), producing MQLQTGTAKWQTTNCTAQLPFICSYSSSVTPTCPSVTIPSHCPSGYTWYDETDFCYKNTVRFTSFNDARSSCQADGGDLASIHSANENQFLVDLSKAGITNKDKSHSDDVFIGLVYQNSKWQWTDGSAVNFLNWGDGEPNNMDKEWWTSLVADPHEDKNTENTRWNNVAQIDMRAFICKKAPLH
- the faah-1 gene encoding Fatty acid amide hydrolase 1 (Confirmed by transcript evidence), encoding MIFYLVLLVLGAIAFYVHFSNNRKKLIERLEIVAQRRRDDLSKNVEQARKAADKLDTQRRDWIGSLDFEQLRDELQRGHVTCVEAIRAYFHKAILAHEKTNAVTCFILDAERQAEELDEQAKLPYYVKPPLFGVPLSLKECLKVKGYDTTRGFVQDAYHPATEDSIQVEHYKKLGLIPFCQTNVPQSLLSYNCSNPLFGTTTNPYDSTRTCGGSSGGEGALIGAGGSLIGIGTDVGGSVRIPCHFTGTAGIKPSKMRFAHRGGGASVPGKPLIDANDGPMAKDVKTNVEFLRNVWGDIDFQSDRDPYCPPVHWNESVYSSEKKLRVGYYIDDGWFTPTPALQRAVLESKKHLEAAGHTVIPFYPPRLPSVMQLYFRAVCLDGGQYVLNKLLKDIIEPTIRFQVTLWMVPVWIQRILSYPVSLVFPRMGMLMQSLTRDTFELREAYADIEAYREEFVGLMMKDNLDVILCPASIMPAPQHDIPSKVVSGVSYTCLYNLLDFGAGVVPVTAVSKSDEEKLINEYPETDKWYQITKKATLGAVGMPIGVQVAAPPYREEAVLRTMREIEIAVTGK